A single region of the Candidatus Acidulodesulfobacterium acidiphilum genome encodes:
- a CDS encoding cytochrome c biogenesis protein CcdA: MQLLFTPNVSFLVAFLAGLFSFISPCVFPLIPSYLSYISGLSMDEL, translated from the coding sequence TTGCAGTTATTATTTACGCCCAACGTATCATTTTTAGTAGCTTTTTTAGCGGGATTGTTTTCTTTCATAAGCCCCTGCGTGTTTCCTTTAATACCTTCTTATTTATCGTATATATCCGGCTTGTCTATGGACGAACTTA